One window of the Niallia circulans genome contains the following:
- a CDS encoding TIGR03826 family flagellar region protein, which produces MAELGNCPNCGDIYVLNNIRDVCLKCYKQEEADYEKVYQYIRKKQNRTAQMDDVVEATGVERTLIYKFIKKGRIKLAQFPNLGYPCAKCGTIIREGKLCHSCLSGIQNDLNVMEKEEERKREIEERNKSAYRVLDKR; this is translated from the coding sequence ATGGCTGAACTAGGGAATTGCCCAAACTGTGGCGATATATATGTGTTAAATAACATTCGAGATGTGTGTTTGAAATGCTATAAACAAGAAGAAGCAGATTATGAAAAAGTATACCAATATATTCGCAAAAAGCAGAATCGCACAGCACAGATGGATGATGTGGTCGAAGCAACTGGTGTAGAAAGAACGTTGATTTATAAATTTATTAAAAAAGGCAGAATCAAGCTTGCCCAATTCCCTAATCTTGGATATCCTTGTGCCAAGTGTGGAACGATTATTCGCGAAGGGAAGCTGTGTCATTCTTGTTTATCAGGAATACAGAATGATCTCAATGTGATGGAAAAAGAAGAAGAACGAAAAAGAGAAATTGAAGAACGAAATAAATCAGCCTATCGAGTATTAGATAAAAGGTAG
- a CDS encoding ComF family protein, whose amino-acid sequence MICVICLAPVIPEFNWTYLFSKEPECYLCASCKEKLAVIKGDTCRTCGRSLQLLESVHIKDGMCHDCQKWEGVEEWKGILQSNQSLFLYNDFLKETIARFKYRGDYQIAAAFVSFLPKDFGKNKVVMPIPLSDERLYERGFNQVEAVLFYAKVPYVNGLVRTHSEKQSKKTRKQRLQIENIFKIEQKEAVIAQDIVLVDDIYTTGATLRNAAKVLKEAGAKSITSFTIAR is encoded by the coding sequence ATGATTTGTGTGATTTGTTTAGCACCAGTTATACCGGAATTTAATTGGACCTATCTTTTCTCAAAAGAACCAGAATGTTATTTATGTGCCAGTTGTAAAGAGAAGTTAGCAGTAATAAAGGGAGATACTTGCCGAACTTGTGGCCGATCTCTGCAGTTGCTGGAATCTGTTCATATTAAGGATGGTATGTGCCATGATTGTCAAAAGTGGGAGGGCGTAGAGGAATGGAAAGGAATACTGCAATCCAACCAATCGTTATTTTTGTACAATGATTTTTTGAAAGAAACGATTGCACGGTTTAAATATAGAGGGGACTATCAAATTGCTGCAGCTTTCGTTTCATTTTTACCGAAGGATTTCGGAAAAAATAAAGTGGTGATGCCCATTCCATTAAGTGACGAACGTTTGTACGAAAGAGGCTTTAATCAAGTAGAGGCAGTTCTCTTTTATGCAAAAGTTCCTTACGTAAATGGTCTTGTGCGCACACATAGTGAAAAACAATCGAAAAAAACACGGAAACAACGATTACAGATAGAAAATATTTTTAAAATAGAGCAGAAAGAGGCTGTTATTGCTCAAGATATTGTTCTGGTGGACGATATATATACTACAGGTGCAACGTTACGAAATGCAGCGAAAGTGCTAAAGGAAGCGGGAGCAAAGTCCATCACTTCCTTTACGATTGCAAGATGA
- a CDS encoding DEAD/DEAH box helicase, which produces MRFYQKDNILLPTKSNSPHSFRISNASQNQLITPSLNRAYPFNPQLQATLQGKALLLAELPFSEQEIQTHYENGYCSYRKGVEKKARNKYICMRCGNENQELFATFPCARCQEHCTYCRNCIMMGRISECTPLITWHGPERDQETSKITLQWSGRLSQGQQVASEKMEHIIEVQSELLIWAVCGAGKTEILFKGIEKALRDNQRVCIATPRTDVVLELAPRLQEVFPEIKVLPVYGGSEERHQYSPLTISTTHQLFRFHQAFDLIILDEMDAFPYSVDKSLQYAVQKARKEQSTLIYLTATPNKGWQEKCKHNKIHSVTIPARFHQYPLPVPDFQWCGNWEKGLKKDKLPVMLVDWIRKRVPHNKPMLLFVPKIYYMEKVKKLLQPIVDTIETVHAEDPDRKEKVLKMRNKEVNLLVTTTILERGVTFPNVDVAVLGAENRIFTESALVQIAGRVGRKKEFPDGTITFFHYGKTNNMVLARKQIKSSNQEAREKGMLLL; this is translated from the coding sequence ATGCGTTTTTATCAAAAGGACAATATATTACTCCCAACGAAAAGTAATTCCCCTCACTCTTTCCGAATCTCAAATGCTTCCCAAAACCAACTGATAACGCCGTCGCTTAATAGAGCTTATCCATTTAATCCACAACTCCAAGCCACGCTCCAAGGTAAAGCTTTACTACTAGCTGAACTCCCCTTCTCTGAACAAGAAATCCAAACACATTACGAAAATGGTTATTGCTCATATAGGAAAGGTGTGGAGAAAAAAGCACGCAATAAATATATTTGCATGCGTTGTGGCAATGAAAATCAGGAGTTATTTGCTACTTTTCCCTGCGCGCGCTGTCAGGAACACTGCACTTATTGTCGAAATTGCATCATGATGGGGAGAATAAGTGAATGTACCCCATTAATTACATGGCACGGACCAGAACGAGATCAAGAAACATCAAAGATCACTTTACAATGGAGCGGCAGGCTTTCGCAAGGACAGCAAGTGGCATCAGAGAAAATGGAGCATATTATCGAGGTACAATCGGAGCTCCTTATCTGGGCCGTTTGCGGCGCTGGGAAAACGGAGATTCTTTTTAAAGGAATTGAAAAAGCACTGCGAGATAATCAACGTGTATGTATTGCTACTCCTCGTACAGATGTTGTCCTCGAGTTGGCTCCGCGACTGCAGGAAGTTTTTCCGGAAATAAAGGTACTGCCTGTTTATGGTGGTAGTGAAGAACGTCATCAGTATAGTCCGCTAACCATTAGCACGACTCACCAACTTTTCCGGTTCCACCAAGCCTTTGACCTCATTATTTTGGATGAAATGGATGCATTTCCATATTCCGTCGATAAATCGCTTCAATACGCTGTGCAAAAAGCTAGGAAAGAACAATCGACACTTATTTATTTAACGGCGACTCCCAATAAAGGCTGGCAAGAAAAGTGCAAGCATAACAAAATACACTCTGTGACTATTCCAGCACGCTTTCATCAATATCCGTTGCCTGTTCCAGATTTTCAATGGTGTGGGAATTGGGAAAAGGGCTTGAAAAAGGATAAGCTGCCTGTCATGCTAGTTGATTGGATTCGAAAACGGGTTCCACACAATAAACCAATGCTTTTATTCGTGCCGAAAATTTATTATATGGAAAAAGTAAAAAAGCTGTTGCAGCCAATTGTTGATACGATTGAAACAGTTCATGCCGAAGATCCTGATCGAAAGGAAAAGGTACTAAAAATGCGTAATAAAGAAGTAAATTTGCTTGTTACCACAACGATTTTAGAAAGGGGCGTCACTTTTCCAAATGTAGATGTTGCAGTGTTAGGAGCAGAAAATCGGATTTTCACAGAGAGTGCCCTTGTACAGATTGCGGGAAGAGTAGGGAGGAAAAAGGAATTTCCAGATGGAACGATTACTTTTTTTCATTATGGAAAAACAAATAATATGGTATTAGCACGAAAGCAAATTAAGAGTAGCAATCAGGAGGCAAGAGAGAAGGGGATGCTTCTATTATGA
- a CDS encoding DegV family protein codes for MKTAIVTDSTAYIPKEVREKYNIYMIPLTVFLGSEVYEEERELTASEFYEAVRKMDLPTTSQPAIGKFVELFEELSKNYDEVISVHLSSGISGTYQGAITAGDMVEGIEVFAFDTEISCMVQGFYAIEAAKLVQQGKTAAEIIPILDELKQTSNAYFMVDDLSNLQRGGRLSSAQAIIGSLLQVKPLLHFKDKIIVPFEKIRTKKRAMRRIVELLREETNGGSYYAAIIHGNREEEAIEWKAELEQEFPNIEFSLSYFGAVIGTHLGEGSMGLGWIKKR; via the coding sequence ATGAAAACAGCTATTGTTACAGATAGTACGGCCTATATTCCTAAAGAGGTGAGGGAGAAGTACAATATATATATGATCCCTTTGACAGTCTTCTTAGGGTCAGAAGTATATGAGGAGGAAAGAGAATTAACTGCATCTGAATTTTATGAAGCAGTTAGAAAGATGGACCTGCCTACTACTTCTCAACCAGCTATTGGAAAATTTGTAGAGCTATTTGAAGAACTATCTAAGAATTATGATGAAGTAATAAGTGTTCATTTATCAAGTGGAATCAGCGGCACTTATCAAGGAGCCATTACTGCTGGAGACATGGTCGAGGGCATTGAAGTATTTGCTTTTGATACAGAAATAAGCTGCATGGTTCAAGGCTTCTATGCAATAGAAGCAGCCAAATTAGTCCAACAAGGGAAAACCGCAGCAGAAATCATACCCATTCTGGACGAATTAAAACAAACAAGCAACGCTTATTTTATGGTAGATGATCTATCCAATCTCCAAAGAGGCGGCCGACTTTCCAGTGCTCAAGCAATCATCGGCAGTCTCCTGCAGGTAAAGCCATTGCTGCATTTTAAGGATAAAATAATCGTCCCATTTGAAAAAATCCGCACAAAAAAAAGAGCAATGAGGCGAATTGTCGAACTTCTCCGCGAAGAAACGAATGGAGGTAGCTACTACGCTGCCATCATCCACGGTAATCGTGAAGAAGAAGCAATAGAATGGAAAGCAGAATTAGAGCAAGAATTCCCCAATATCGAATTCTCTTTAAGTTACTTTGGTGCTGTTATTGGTACACACTTAGGAGAAGGATCAATGGGACTTGGCTGGATAAAGAAAAGATAA
- a CDS encoding response regulator, whose amino-acid sequence MTTKIVIIDDHQLFREGVKRILDFESSFEVVAEGDDGTQAIQLIEEYQPDVTIMDINMPTINGVEATRQLLEKFPETKVIILSIHDDENYVTHALKTGASGYLLKEMDADALVEAVKVVADGGSYLHPKVTHNLVNEYRRLALENANSDEHHVQVVEIRRPLHLLTRRECEVLQLLADGKSNRGIGEALFISEKTVKNHVSNILQKMNVNDRTQAVVVAIKNGWVEVR is encoded by the coding sequence TTGACTACAAAGATAGTTATTATTGATGATCACCAATTATTTAGAGAAGGGGTAAAAAGAATTCTCGACTTCGAATCGAGTTTCGAAGTAGTAGCGGAAGGCGACGATGGTACACAAGCTATTCAGCTAATCGAAGAATACCAACCCGACGTAACAATCATGGATATTAATATGCCTACCATTAACGGTGTAGAGGCAACAAGACAATTACTAGAGAAATTTCCAGAGACAAAGGTCATTATCCTATCTATTCATGATGATGAAAACTACGTAACCCATGCCCTTAAAACAGGTGCGAGCGGTTATCTGCTTAAGGAAATGGATGCAGATGCATTGGTTGAAGCAGTTAAAGTAGTAGCAGATGGAGGTTCATATTTACACCCGAAAGTAACCCATAATCTCGTTAATGAATATCGCCGTTTAGCATTAGAGAATGCAAATTCGGATGAACATCATGTCCAAGTAGTAGAAATTAGAAGACCGTTGCATTTATTAACAAGACGTGAATGTGAAGTCTTACAGCTTCTTGCTGATGGAAAAAGTAACCGAGGAATCGGCGAGGCACTATTTATTAGTGAAAAAACGGTTAAAAACCATGTAAGTAATATTTTACAAAAAATGAATGTGAACGACCGTACACAAGCAGTAGTTGTTGCTATTAAAAACGGTTGGGTAGAAGTTCGTTAA
- a CDS encoding sensor histidine kinase yields the protein MLIRKFDTKTLDYIVEQMIKTVGSSKDEIFRIGEQCRQDYETLTEELKEMKVLVLETIEKGDKLEIQSRFARKRLSEVSKHFNEYSEAEVREAYERAHTLQMDLSMNRHLEKQYRERRDDLERRLLGLDETIKRAEHLVTQISVVMNYLVSDLKQVGEVIEDAKQKQDFGLKIIGAQEEEKKRLSREIHDGPAQMMANVMMRSDLVERIYKEHGAKEAFEEIRNLKVMVRSALYEVRRIIYDLRPMALDDLGLIPTLKKYLKTTEEYHESIKIEFATIGKETRLPSKYEVAIFRLVQESVQNALKHAEASKISVKVELQMEQVIVLVKDNGKGFDKNEKKEESFGLIGMKERVELLDGELTIDSKLGVGTIIMINVPIR from the coding sequence ATGTTGATAAGGAAATTTGACACAAAAACGTTAGATTATATTGTAGAACAAATGATTAAAACCGTTGGTTCAAGCAAAGATGAAATTTTTCGTATTGGAGAACAATGTCGACAAGATTATGAAACCCTTACCGAAGAATTAAAAGAAATGAAAGTTCTTGTATTAGAAACGATAGAAAAAGGAGACAAGCTAGAAATCCAGTCGCGGTTTGCCCGTAAACGCTTATCAGAAGTGAGTAAGCATTTTAATGAATACTCAGAAGCAGAAGTACGCGAAGCTTATGAAAGAGCACATACACTGCAAATGGATTTGAGCATGAATCGGCACCTAGAAAAGCAGTATCGAGAACGCCGCGATGATCTAGAGCGTCGATTGTTAGGTCTAGATGAAACAATTAAGCGGGCAGAACATCTGGTCACACAAATTTCTGTCGTGATGAATTATTTGGTTAGTGATTTAAAGCAAGTTGGCGAAGTAATCGAAGACGCCAAACAAAAGCAGGATTTCGGCTTGAAAATTATTGGTGCCCAGGAAGAAGAGAAGAAAAGACTTTCTCGAGAAATACACGATGGACCTGCACAAATGATGGCAAATGTAATGATGCGCTCTGACTTAGTGGAAAGAATATATAAAGAGCATGGGGCGAAAGAGGCCTTTGAAGAAATCAGAAATTTAAAAGTGATGGTACGAAGTGCATTATATGAGGTAAGACGAATTATTTATGATCTTCGTCCAATGGCTTTAGATGACCTAGGTCTTATTCCGACGCTAAAAAAATATTTGAAAACAACAGAAGAGTATCATGAATCAATTAAAATTGAGTTTGCCACCATTGGAAAAGAAACAAGACTTCCAAGCAAATATGAAGTTGCCATTTTTCGCTTAGTTCAAGAATCAGTCCAAAATGCTTTAAAGCATGCAGAAGCATCTAAAATCTCCGTAAAAGTAGAATTACAAATGGAGCAAGTTATCGTCTTAGTTAAGGATAATGGAAAAGGATTCGATAAGAATGAGAAAAAAGAAGAATCCTTTGGTTTAATTGGGATGAAAGAAAGAGTAGAACTACTGGATGGGGAATTAACCATTGATTCCAAACTTGGAGTTGGAACCATTATTATGATCAACGTTCCTATTAGATGA
- a CDS encoding YigZ family protein, which translates to MLPSYLTVPSYGEYELIIQKSRFIAHIARTETEEAAQAFIGEIKKKHKEATHNCSAYLIGEHDQIQKANDDGEPSGTAGVPILEVLKKKGLKDTTVVVTRYFGGIKLGAGGLIRAYGKTTSEGLANIGIIERKLKQIISVSIEYPLLGKIENELRSKNYEIKDIHYLENVEIDVFVDSDEVETYKDWITDLTNGQGIIKEKATLYAETLI; encoded by the coding sequence ATGCTTCCTTCCTATCTTACTGTGCCTAGCTACGGAGAATATGAACTAATTATTCAAAAATCACGCTTTATTGCTCATATCGCTCGAACAGAAACAGAAGAAGCAGCACAGGCTTTCATAGGAGAAATCAAGAAAAAACATAAAGAGGCAACACATAATTGTTCTGCTTACTTAATTGGAGAGCATGATCAAATTCAAAAAGCAAACGATGATGGGGAACCGAGTGGCACCGCAGGAGTACCAATTCTTGAGGTCCTGAAGAAAAAAGGACTGAAAGATACAACAGTCGTTGTTACCCGTTACTTTGGTGGGATTAAGCTTGGTGCAGGTGGGCTTATTCGTGCTTATGGAAAAACAACCTCTGAAGGATTAGCAAATATCGGTATTATCGAAAGAAAGTTAAAGCAAATAATCAGTGTATCCATCGAGTATCCCTTACTTGGTAAAATAGAAAATGAATTACGTTCAAAGAACTATGAAATTAAAGATATCCATTATTTAGAAAATGTCGAAATAGATGTCTTTGTAGATTCTGATGAGGTGGAGACTTATAAGGATTGGATAACTGACTTGACGAATGGACAAGGTATTATAAAAGAAAAAGCCACCTTGTACGCTGAAACCCTCATTTGA
- a CDS encoding LCP family protein, with translation MANNTRETLIKDTKKKKRKKIKLFIFVPLLVIILAGIGYGATLYSKAKSVADDSYEPIDRDSKRDTKVDPNIDDVSILFIGVDDSKKRSSKSGTTRSRSDALMLATLNEKEKSVKLLSIPRDSYVYIPERGYSDKITHAHYFGGVSSTLDTVEELLDIPVDYYVKMNFDAFMDVVDALGGIDVDVPVTFTEQNSKDKAGAIHLEKGYQELDGEQALALARTRKIDNDIERGKRQQLIMQAIMKKAVSIEGITKYSKVMEAIGSNMTTDLSFSDMQSLIAYATADNGLQVETLTLAGTDGRVDNKYIYQLDETALAETKSILQQHLGITKSLQSDSNSTTDTDTTVDTESNTNTNTNTSTTTDTSTLN, from the coding sequence ATGGCAAATAATACAAGAGAGACTTTAATAAAGGATACAAAGAAAAAGAAACGAAAAAAAATTAAGCTTTTTATTTTTGTCCCATTGCTGGTTATTATCTTAGCAGGGATTGGTTATGGAGCTACCTTATATTCCAAGGCAAAATCAGTGGCTGATGATTCTTACGAGCCAATTGACCGTGATTCTAAAAGGGATACAAAAGTAGATCCAAACATTGATGACGTTTCGATTTTATTCATTGGAGTAGATGATAGTAAGAAAAGATCGAGCAAATCCGGCACAACCCGTTCTCGTTCCGATGCTCTCATGCTTGCTACTTTAAATGAAAAAGAAAAATCCGTTAAATTGCTGAGCATCCCACGTGATTCCTATGTATATATTCCGGAACGCGGCTATTCTGATAAAATTACCCATGCCCATTATTTCGGCGGAGTTTCATCAACTTTAGACACAGTGGAAGAATTGCTAGATATTCCTGTTGATTATTATGTAAAAATGAATTTCGATGCCTTTATGGATGTAGTAGATGCATTAGGTGGAATTGATGTCGATGTTCCAGTAACATTTACAGAACAAAACTCAAAAGATAAAGCAGGCGCCATTCATCTTGAAAAAGGTTATCAAGAATTGGACGGCGAACAAGCACTTGCCCTTGCACGAACAAGAAAAATCGATAACGACATTGAACGTGGGAAAAGACAACAATTAATTATGCAAGCCATTATGAAAAAAGCAGTCTCTATCGAAGGGATTACCAAATACTCAAAAGTGATGGAAGCGATCGGAAGCAATATGACAACAGACTTATCATTTAGCGATATGCAATCTTTAATTGCATATGCAACTGCGGATAATGGTTTACAAGTGGAGACACTAACGCTAGCTGGAACTGACGGCCGTGTCGATAATAAATACATCTATCAATTGGATGAAACAGCATTAGCAGAAACAAAATCGATTCTTCAGCAACATTTAGGAATCACTAAAAGTCTTCAATCTGACTCCAACAGTACAACGGATACAGATACAACAGTAGACACTGAATCAAATACTAATACTAATACTAATACAAGCACTACAACAGACACTTCTACTTTAAATTAA
- a CDS encoding SpoIID/LytB domain-containing protein → MKKTFSLLLSFILCISLLPTFGQPTYAASGSEPQVHVMLKNYLGNKTQISIAPSGTYKTTDGKISLNNTTAYTLKIEQAKLKLYKGSTFLYEADSLTFAPSNPDDYLTINNRKYKGSFTFMMETINGSNYVRPVNTLGMEEYLKGVVPSEMPASWNIEALKAQAVAARTYSWNYGGKTITDTISHQVYGGLNDSHPNSDQAVEATTGQVLKFNNRLIDAVFSASNGGVMDSAKNVWGNDFAYLVNAQDSFDTSYTWSFNVQKAQINMQDYDVANPDAWWNKVSEKDSTITTNIKKWLNDNGYKDKDIKIVAVPTLSFDNPSTTKRVSTGSISIQFYVKNQRDSKGALLLQEIKQANVAASKVRAIIGINNVKSYLITKSSSTVDTHSIAGRGYGHGVGLSQYGANNRASAGQKYNTILAFYYPGTQLVTEYSKTAAITVPELKEGKAEFNQANNTVKVGFTLTKATSTVVTIKDNDGNSVATLLNNGALQAGSYDYTTNASSWNNGSYTAEITATDIANNKVTTNIAFQVAKIEVPTISISSIKTAYDQKGNTINASFAINQPSKVTVTISDSKNKVMKTLASNKSLSAGTSSYKWDVRSVKDGTYTLTIKAVNNIGKEKTEKQNFTLKKAVAPTIKDVKTSYDTAGNKIKTSFNINQSATSTVKILNSKGKVVKTLASNKSLKTGIHSFTWSVGKAADGSYTVSVESVNGSKLKSTVTKKFTLYKVKTGTVKASNLNIRQKASTSSKKVGSIPNNKKVTIYAKSGSWYKIKYGKVTGYVSAQYVKNVK, encoded by the coding sequence TTGAAAAAAACATTCTCATTGTTGTTATCATTCATCTTATGTATTTCTCTATTACCTACATTTGGACAGCCCACTTATGCAGCAAGCGGCAGTGAACCACAAGTACATGTTATGCTAAAAAATTATCTAGGAAACAAAACTCAAATTAGCATTGCACCATCAGGAACATATAAAACGACAGATGGAAAAATTTCCCTAAACAATACAACAGCCTATACCCTTAAAATAGAACAAGCTAAACTTAAGCTATATAAAGGAAGTACTTTTCTTTATGAAGCTGATTCATTAACATTTGCTCCATCCAATCCTGATGATTATCTAACAATTAACAATAGAAAATACAAAGGTTCTTTTACCTTTATGATGGAAACGATAAATGGTTCTAATTATGTTCGCCCGGTTAACACTCTTGGGATGGAAGAATATCTTAAAGGCGTTGTTCCGAGTGAAATGCCTGCTTCCTGGAATATAGAAGCTTTAAAAGCACAGGCAGTGGCAGCAAGAACATATTCTTGGAATTATGGCGGCAAAACCATTACAGATACAATCAGCCATCAAGTATATGGTGGCTTAAATGATTCCCATCCTAATTCAGATCAAGCAGTTGAAGCAACAACTGGCCAAGTCCTAAAATTTAATAATCGCTTAATTGACGCTGTTTTCTCTGCAAGTAACGGCGGGGTAATGGATTCGGCGAAAAACGTATGGGGCAATGATTTTGCTTATTTAGTAAATGCACAAGATTCGTTTGATACAAGCTATACATGGAGCTTCAATGTTCAGAAAGCCCAAATAAATATGCAAGATTATGATGTAGCAAACCCAGATGCTTGGTGGAATAAAGTTTCTGAAAAAGACAGCACCATTACAACGAATATAAAAAAATGGTTAAATGATAATGGATATAAGGATAAAGACATCAAAATTGTCGCTGTTCCTACCTTATCTTTTGATAACCCTTCTACAACGAAAAGAGTAAGCACAGGTTCTATCTCCATTCAATTCTATGTAAAAAATCAGAGAGATTCAAAAGGAGCACTCCTTTTACAAGAAATAAAACAGGCAAATGTGGCAGCATCGAAAGTAAGAGCAATCATCGGCATAAATAATGTAAAAAGCTATCTCATTACAAAGAGCTCTTCTACTGTTGATACACACAGCATCGCTGGAAGAGGATATGGACATGGTGTTGGTTTAAGCCAATATGGAGCAAATAACCGCGCAAGTGCTGGACAGAAGTACAATACAATCTTAGCGTTTTATTATCCTGGAACACAATTAGTTACAGAATACAGTAAGACTGCTGCAATTACAGTTCCTGAACTAAAAGAAGGAAAAGCTGAATTTAATCAAGCAAACAATACGGTTAAAGTGGGCTTTACCCTAACAAAAGCAACTAGTACTGTTGTAACAATTAAAGATAACGATGGAAACAGTGTTGCTACACTTTTAAACAATGGGGCCTTACAAGCTGGTAGTTACGATTATACTACTAATGCTTCAAGCTGGAATAATGGCAGTTACACAGCTGAAATAACAGCAACGGACATTGCGAATAATAAAGTGACAACGAACATTGCCTTCCAGGTCGCAAAAATAGAAGTGCCAACTATTAGTATTAGTTCCATCAAAACTGCATATGATCAGAAAGGCAATACTATTAATGCATCCTTCGCTATCAATCAACCATCTAAAGTAACGGTGACGATTTCGGACAGCAAGAATAAAGTAATGAAAACTTTAGCTAGCAATAAGTCTCTATCTGCCGGTACGTCCTCCTATAAATGGGATGTCCGTAGTGTAAAAGATGGCACTTATACGCTAACGATAAAAGCGGTTAATAATATAGGAAAAGAAAAAACAGAGAAACAAAATTTCACGCTTAAAAAAGCTGTTGCACCAACAATAAAAGATGTAAAAACAAGCTATGATACAGCAGGTAACAAGATAAAGACTAGCTTTAATATCAATCAATCAGCAACATCCACAGTAAAAATCTTGAATAGTAAAGGCAAGGTAGTTAAAACTCTAGCCTCTAATAAATCATTAAAGACAGGAATCCATTCTTTTACTTGGAGTGTTGGAAAAGCAGCAGACGGCAGCTACACTGTGTCTGTAGAGTCTGTAAATGGAAGTAAACTAAAGAGTACAGTTACGAAAAAGTTCACCTTATATAAAGTAAAAACAGGGACTGTAAAAGCTTCTAATCTTAATATTAGACAAAAAGCTTCCACCTCTTCCAAAAAGGTTGGTTCGATCCCAAACAATAAGAAAGTCACCATATACGCGAAAAGCGGTTCTTGGTACAAAATTAAGTATGGGAAAGTCACTGGTTATGTATCAGCACAATATGTGAAAAATGTGAAATAG
- a CDS encoding glycosyltransferase family 4 protein yields MIYIMLVVCFIASILLTPVVKKLAFKLGAMDKPEQRKVHQKVMPRMGGLAIYISFLIGALIINPDKDYHYPILLGSAVIIVTGMLDDIYNLSAKVKFLAQTLAAVIVVVWGGVQVEFINLPFGGKLEFGFLDIPITILWIVGITNAMNLIDGLDGLASGVSSIALFTITGMAMIMGNGYVIAISSIVLAATLGFLFFNFYPAKIFLGDTGALFLGYIIAVMSLLGFKNVALISFVIPVIILGVPISDTFFAIIRRLVNKQPLMAPDKSHLHHCLLNVGFTHRQTVIIIYAMASFFGLVAVIFSQAKVWGAILLIVTVLLVIELIVEKIGLVGKNYKPILKFINDIRYSAEKK; encoded by the coding sequence ATGATTTATATAATGCTTGTTGTATGTTTTATCGCTTCTATCTTGCTTACTCCTGTAGTAAAAAAGCTTGCATTTAAATTAGGAGCAATGGATAAACCAGAACAACGTAAAGTTCATCAGAAAGTTATGCCTCGCATGGGTGGTTTAGCAATATATATAAGTTTTTTAATTGGAGCATTAATTATTAATCCGGATAAAGATTATCATTATCCTATTTTACTTGGTAGTGCGGTAATTATTGTAACTGGAATGCTAGATGATATTTATAATCTTTCAGCGAAAGTGAAATTTCTAGCGCAAACATTAGCAGCCGTGATTGTTGTTGTTTGGGGTGGAGTACAGGTAGAATTCATCAATCTTCCTTTTGGAGGTAAATTGGAGTTTGGGTTCTTAGATATTCCGATCACTATTCTGTGGATTGTAGGAATAACCAATGCTATGAACTTAATTGATGGATTAGATGGTCTAGCATCAGGAGTCTCTAGTATCGCATTATTTACGATTACTGGAATGGCTATGATTATGGGGAATGGGTATGTAATTGCTATTTCCTCTATCGTTTTAGCGGCCACATTAGGCTTTTTATTCTTTAATTTTTATCCTGCTAAGATTTTCCTCGGGGATACGGGTGCGTTATTTCTCGGCTATATAATAGCAGTTATGTCATTACTCGGATTTAAAAATGTAGCGTTAATTTCCTTTGTTATTCCTGTGATTATCTTAGGGGTTCCTATTTCCGATACGTTTTTTGCGATCATTCGTCGTTTAGTGAATAAGCAGCCGTTAATGGCGCCTGATAAATCGCATTTGCATCATTGTTTGTTAAATGTAGGTTTTACTCATAGACAAACAGTAATTATTATTTATGCAATGGCCTCTTTCTTTGGCTTAGTTGCTGTTATTTTTTCCCAAGCTAAGGTGTGGGGAGCCATTTTATTAATTGTTACAGTATTGTTGGTTATTGAATTAATCGTAGAGAAAATAGGATTGGTAGGGAAGAATTATAAACCTATCTTAAAATTTATCAATGATATAAGATATTCAGCAGAAAAAAAATAA